From a region of the Acomys russatus chromosome 4, mAcoRus1.1, whole genome shotgun sequence genome:
- the Npbwr2 gene encoding LOW QUALITY PROTEIN: neuropeptides B/W receptor type 2 (The sequence of the model RefSeq protein was modified relative to this genomic sequence to represent the inferred CDS: inserted 9 bases in 7 codons; substituted 1 base at 1 genomic stop codon) → MIEIGVPRAQQQPKLLLLHNAEHKLITQPNAPVLLTVLPVLLPTRICAVGLTGDSAVTYVILRAXRMTAVTNVLDLNLAIVPTAALXPFGEPFCKPVLTTDHCSIFSTIYLLAEMSXNCYLVVLATVKSRRWQTRRGAKGVSLCVCLGVPIMALPXLSFAXVYHSELQAPSCGISFQRLQASLTYTLVLGFAAPGCTXLHTMRLHSGTKVPGEAKKKVTGFXAGCLLCWVPFHLASVVALTTDMPQTFLVLGMXITNLSCANSCLNPFFYAFLDDSLCGDFCATVPCQEA, encoded by the exons ATGATAGAGATTGGAGTGCCCAGAGCCCAGCAACAGCCAAAGCTACTGCTTCTCCACAACGCTGAGCACAAACTCATCACCCAGCCCAATGCCCCCGTACTTCTCACCGTACTTCCTGTCCTCCTGCCAACTAGGATCTGTGCTGTGGGCCTGACTGGTGACTCGGCTGTCACTTACGTGATCCTGAGGG CAAGGATGACAGCAGTGACGAATGTGCTTGACCTGAACCTAGCTATCGTCCCCACTGCAGCAC GCCCTTTTGGGGAGCCATTCTGCAAACCAGTGCTGACCACTGACCACTGCAGCATCTTCTCCACCATCTACCTCCTGGCTGAGATGA CGAACTGTTACTTGGTGGTGCTGGCTACTGTGAAATCTCGCCGATGGCAAACCAGGAGAGGGGCAAAAGGTGTCAGCCTTTGTGTCTGCCTGGGTGTCCCCATCATGgctctgccctgactttcctttg TTGTCTACCATAGTGAGCTACAGGCACCCAGTTGTGGGATAAGCTTCCAgaggctccaggccagcctcactTATACACTGGTTCTCGGCTTTGCAGCACCTGGGTGCA CACTTCATACCATGAGGCTCCACTCTGGCACCAAGGTTCCGGGTGAGGCTAAGAAGAAGGTAACTGGGTT AGCTGGGTGCCTTCTCTGCTGGGTGCCCTTTCACCTGGCCTCCGTGGTGGCCCTGACCACAGACATGCCCCAGACATTCCTGGTCTTGGGTAT CATCACCAATCTCAGCTGTGCCAACTCATGCCTCAATCCTTTCTTCTATGCCTTCCTGGATGACAGCTTATGTGGGGACTTCTGTGCCACAGTCCCATGTCAGGAGGCCTGA